The following proteins are co-located in the Vigna unguiculata cultivar IT97K-499-35 chromosome 9, ASM411807v1, whole genome shotgun sequence genome:
- the LOC114163956 gene encoding eukaryotic initiation factor 4A-3 produces MATTSVVPANRRRAVNAAEELDFETTEGVKAIASFEEMGIKDDLLRGIYQYGFEKPSAIQQRAVTPIIQGRDVIAQAQSGTGKTSMIALTVCQVVDTSVREVQALILSPTRELAAQTEKVILAIGDFINIQAHSCIGGKSVGEDIRKLEYGVHVVSGTPGRVCDMIKRRTLRTRAIKMLVLDESDEMLSRGFKDQIYDVYRYLPPDLQVVLISATLPHEILEMTNKFMTDPVRILVKRDELTLEGIKQFFVAVEREEWKFDTLCDLYDTLTITQAVIFCNTKRKVDWLTEKMRNNNFTVSSMHGDMPQKERDAIMGEFRAGTTRVLITTDVWARGLDVQQVSLVINYDLPNNRELYIHRIGRSGRFGRKGVAINFVKSDDIKILRDIEQYYSTQIDEMPMNVADLI; encoded by the exons ATGGCAACAACGTCGGTGGTGCCGGCGAACCGGCGGAGGGCGGTGAACGCGGCGGAGGAGTTGGACTTCGAGACTACGGAGGGTGTGAAGGCGATCGCGAGCTTCGAGGAGATGGGGATAAAGGACGATCTGCTCCGTGGAATCTACCAGTACGGCTTCGAGAAGCCCTCTGCCATTCAGCAACGGGCCGTCACGCCAATCATCCAGGGCCGTGACGTTATCGCCCAGGCCCAATCCGGAACCGGCAAAACCTCCATGATTGCCCTCACCGTTTGCCAGGTTGTCGATACCTCCGTCAGAGA GGTTCAGGCCTTGATATTATCACCAACAAGGGAACTGGCCGCCCAGACTGAGAAGGTTATATTGGCTATTGGGGATTTCATTAACATACAAGCACATTCTTGCATTGGAGGTAAAAGTGTGGGTGAAGATATTAGGAAACTTGAGTATGGAGTTCATGTGGTGTCTGGAACTCCTGGCCGAGTCTGTGACATGATCAAAAGGAGAACATTGCGCACGAGGGCTATCAAGATGCTAGTTCTG GACGAATCTGATGAGATGTTGAGCAGAGGATTTAAAGATCAAATTTATGACGTGTATAGATATCTCCCCCCTGACCTTCAG GTTGTCTTGATTTCTGCTACCCTTCCTCATGAAATACTCGAAATGACAAACAAATTCATGACCGATCCTGTAAGGATCCTTGTAAAACGTGATGAATTGACATTAGAG GGCATCAAGCAATTTTTTGTTGCAGTCGAAAGGGAGGAATGGAAGTTTGATACCCTGTGTGATCTTTATGATACACTCACAATCACTCAAGCTGTTATATTCTGTAACACCAAGCGGAAG GTGGACTGGTTAACTGAAAAAATGCGTAACAATAATTTCACTGTCTCATCAATGCATGGTGACATGCCTCAGAAAGAAAGAGATGCTATTATGGGAGAATTTCGTGCTGGAACAACTCGGGTACTAATAACAACTGATGTTTGGGCCCGTGGTCTTGATGTACAGCAG GTGTCTCTAGTTATCAAttatgaccttccaaacaatCGAGAGCTTTACATTCATCGAATTGGTCGCTCTGGACGTTTTGGGCGAAAG GGTGTTGCGATAAATTTTGTGAAGAGTGATGACATCAAGATCTTGAGAGACATTGAGCAATACTACAGTACCCAGATTGATGAAATGCCAATGAATGTTGCTGATCTTATATAA
- the LOC114164589 gene encoding uncharacterized protein LOC114164589, with protein MVRERDMMMMGTYSSSSSRGDMNEKPAWLESLMAETFFGGCGVHQDRRKNEKNVFCLHCCLSICPHCLSSHRSHPLLQVRRYVYHDVIRLDDLEKLIDCSNIQPYTINSAKVIFLNQRPQSRTCKGPANACFTCDRILQEPFHFCSLSCKVDYMVYAGQSLSNILHRFDESDFAISQFEGLRVDGSEVTDEDTQIAPSSSYSNTEATSNSVISREPNNNLKKGKGNNTFLPGIVLSLGSRRKGAPHRAPLS; from the exons atggtgagagagagagacatgatgatgatgggcacatactcatcatcatcatcaagaGGAGACATGAATGAGAAACCTGCATGGCTAGAGAGCTTGATGGCTGAGACATTCTTTGGTGGTTGTGGGGTCCACCAGGATCGCAGGAAGAACGAGAAGAACGTCTTTTGCTTGCACTGTTGCCTTAGCATCTGCCCCCACTGCCTCTCTTCCCACCGTTCTCACCCTCTACTCCag GTGCGAAGGTATGTTTATCACGACGTGATTCGATTAGATGATCTGGAAAAACTCATTGATTGTTCCAATATTCAG CCCTATACTATAAACAGTGCCAAAGTAATATTCTTAAATCAGAGGCCACAATCAAGGACATGCAAAGGTCCTGCCAATGCTTGCTTCACTTGTGACAGGATTCTTCAGGAGCCATTTCATTTCTGTTCTCTATCATGCAAG GTTGATTACATGGTGTACGCGGGTCAAAGCTTGTCCAACATTTTACATCGATTCGATGAATCTGATTTTGCAATATCGCAGTTCGAGGGTTTGAGAGTGGATGGTTCAGAGGTAACTGATGAAGATACCCAAATTGCCCCTAGCTCCTCTTATTCCAACACTGAAGCCACCAGCAATTCCGTAATTTCACGTGAACCTAATAACAACTTGAAGAAGGGCAAGGGCAACAACACCTTCCTCCCAGGGATCGTCCTTTCTCTTGGCAGTAGAAGAAAGGGTGCCCCTCACAGGGCCCCCCTCTCCTGA
- the LOC114195942 gene encoding B3 domain-containing protein At2g33720-like: protein MQQQEKTGFVESSQVCTDLSLSSPSLQSKSNEKKRGKKRKMKMENEWKCSTSLELYENPWKIRKVLTKSDTGRLSRLLLGADVGENFMLPVLDSHAQTEVINGTGSTVSVWDVDTMSMHNLILKRWPSFNNFVLMGRWSSDFVQRRQLIKGDEIGLLWDSFKHCFHFSVLKRNH, encoded by the coding sequence ATGCAGCAGCAAGAAAAAACAGGTTTTGTAGAATCATCCCAGGTTTGCACAGATTTATCACTGAGTTCACCATCCTTGCAAAGCAAAAGCAATGAGAAAAAGAggggaaagaaaaggaaaatgaaaatggagAATGAGTGGAAGTGTTCAACATCGCTGGAGCTTTACGAGAACCCATGGAAGATAAGGAAAGTGTTGACAAAGAGCGACACTGGGAGACTCAGCAGGCTCTTGCTGGGGGCAGATGTGGGGGAGAACTTCATGCTGCCCGTCCTCGATTCCCATGCGCAAACAGAGGTCATCAATGGAACGGGCAGCACGGTCAGCGTGTGGGACGTTGACACCATGTCCATGCACAACCTCATTCTCAAGCGTTGGCCTTCTTTCAACAACTTTGTTCTGATGGGCAGATGGAGCTCGGATTTTGTGCAGAGAAGACAGTTGATCAAAGGCGATGAAATTGGACTGCTCTGGGATTCCTTCAAACACTGCTTTCACTTCTCTGTGCTCAAACGCAATCACTAG